A genome region from Triplophysa rosa unplaced genomic scaffold, Trosa_1v2 scaffold214_ERROPOS343816, whole genome shotgun sequence includes the following:
- the LOC130550008 gene encoding ephrin type-B receptor 3-like isoform X3 produces MTMDYLLFLCSFLLPLSSAVEETLMDTKWATTELAWTSHPETGWEEVSGYDDAMNPIRTYQVCNIRELNQNNWLRSDFIPRKDVLRVYVEMKFTVRDCNSIPNIPGSCKETFNLFYYESDSDSATSTSPFWMENPYVKVDTIAPDESFSMLESGRVNTKIRSFGPLSKAGFYLAFQDLGACMSLISVRVFYKKCSTTIANFAVFPETATGAEATSLVIAPGTCVHNAVEVSVPLKLYCNGDGEWMVPVGACTCMAGFEPAVKDSQCQACSPGTFKSKQGEGFCSPCPPNSRTSSGAASICSCRNGYYRADNDSPESGCTTVPSGPRNVISSVNETSLVLEWSEPRDQGGRDDLLYNVICKKCLPEYGTCTRCDDNVDIAPRHLGLTERHVTVRNLQAHTQYSFEIQAVNGVSNKSPYTPQFASVNITTNQAAPSSIPTVLLMGASANTMSLSWLPPEKPNGIILDYEIKYHEKDQGEAIAHTMTAQRSSARIEGLKPGTTYVVQVRARTVAGYGRYSSPSDFSTNHQADSDKTLQEQLPLIVGSLTAGLVFIIVVVVIAIVCLRKQRNGSESEYTEKLQQYKSPIVTPGMKVYIDPFTYEDPNEAIREFAKEIDVSCVKIEEVIGAGEFGEVCRGRLKLPGRREIIVAIKTLKAGYTERQRRDFLSEASIMGQFDHPNIIRLEGVVTKSRPVMIVTEFMENGALDSFLRLNDGQFTVIQLVGMLRGIAAGMKYLSDMNYVHRDLAARNILVNSNLVCKVSDFGLSRFLEDDPTDPTYTSSLGGKIPIRWTAPEAIAYRKFTSASDVWSYGIVMWEVMSYGERPYWDMSNQDVINAVEQDYRLPPPMDCPTALHQLMLDCWVKERNLRPKFSQIVNTLDKLIRNAASLKVVTSTHSGASQPLLDRCMPDYTTFTTVGDWLDAIKMSRYSDNFLNAGFASFDLVAQMTSEDLLRIGVTLAGHQKKILGSIQDMRLQMNQTLPVQV; encoded by the exons AAACACTGATGGACACCAAATGGGCCACGACCGAACTTGCCTGGACTTCCCATCCTGAAACTGGG TGGGAGGAAGTAAGTGGTTACGACGATGCCATGAACCCCATTCGAACATACCAAGTGTGCAACATTCGTGAGCTCAACCAGAACAACTGGCTTCGCAGTGACTTCATTCCTCGCAAGGACGTTCTCCGTGTGTATGTGGAGATGAAATTCACTGTACGAGACTGCAACAGTATTCCCAACATTCCAGGATCCTGTAAAGAGACATTCAATCTGTTTTACTACGAGTCTGACTCAGATTCGGCCACCTCCACCAGTCCGTTTTGGATGGAGAACCCTTACGTTAAGGTGGACACAATTGCTCCTGATGAGAGCTTTTCTATGTTGGAATCCGGCCGGGTCAATACTAAGATTCGCAGCTTTGGTCCACTTTCCAAGGCTGGCTTCTACCTGGCCTTCCAAGACTTGGGTGCTTGCATGTCTTTAATCTCTGTCCGCGTGTTCTACAAAAAGTGTTCCACAACAATTGCTAATTTTGCAGTCTTCCCCGAGACAGCAACAGGGGCTGAAGCCACCTCGCTAGTCATCGCCCCCGGCACTTGCGTGCATAACGCTGTGGAAGTGTCCGTCCCTCTCAAACTCTACTGCAATGGAGATGGAGAATGGATGGTTCCTGTAGGTGCCTGCACATGTATGGCTGGTTTCGAACCTGCAGTTAAGGATTCACAGTGTCAAG CTTGCAGTCCAGGCACTTTTAAGTCCAAGCAAGGTGAGGGATTCTGCTCGCCATGTCCACCCAACAGTCGGACAAGTTCTGGAGCCGCAAGCATTTGTTCCTGCCGGAACGGCTATTATCGAGCAGATAATGACTCACCTGAGTCAGGATGCACTA CTGTCCCCTCAGGTCCACGCAACGTCATCTCCAGTGTGAACGAAACATCGCTGGTGCTTGAGTGGAGCGAGCCGCGTGACCAAGGTGGCAGAGATgaccttctttacaatgttatcTGTAAGAAGTGTCTGCCCGAGTATGGGACCTGCACTCGGTGTGATGACAATGTGGACATCGCTCCCCGGCACCTTGGGCTGACTGAGAGACATGTGACCGTCAGAAACCTTCAGGCTCATACCCAGTACAGCTTTGAGATTCAGGCTGTCAACGGAGTCTCCAACAAGAGTCCGTACACACCCCAGTTTGCATCTGTTAACATCACCACCAACCAGGCTG CTCCCTCTTCAATTCCTACTGTCCTCCTGATGGGGGCCTCAGCCAACACGATGAGTCTCTCCTGGCTCCCTCCTGAAAAACCAAATGGCATCATCTTGGATTACGAGATTAAATACCATGAGAAG GACCAGGGAGAAGCTATTGCCCACACGATGACTGCCCAGCGCAGCTCGGCACGTATTGAGGGTTTGAAGCCCGGTACGACGTATGTGGTGCAGGTTCGGGCCCGAACTGTGGCAGGGTATGGCCGATACAGTAGCCCCTCCGACTTCAGCACCAACCACCAAG CTGATTCAGACAAGACGCTACAGGAACAGTTGCCGCTTATTGTGGGCTCTCTGACGGCTGGCCTGGTTTTTATCATCGTTGTTGTTGTCATTGCAATAGTTTGCCTCAG GAAGCAACGCAATGGCTCCGAATCAGAATACACAGAAAAACTGCAACAATACA AATCCCCTATAGTCACTCCGGGAATGAAGGTCTACATTGACCCTTTCACCTATGAGGACCCTAATGAGGCCATCCGCGAGTTTGCCAAAGAGATTGACGTTTCCTGTGTGAAAATCGAGGAGGTCATTGGTGCAG GAGAGTTTGGAGAAGTATGCCGCGGACGTCTCAAGCTCCCTGGACGTCGTGAGATCATCGTTGCCATCAAGACTCTGAAGGCAGGGTACACTGAGCGCCAGAGGAGAGACTTTCTGAGTGAGGCTAGCATCATGGGCCAATTTGACCATCCCAATATTATCCGCTTAGAAGGGGTGGTTACCAAAAGCCGGCCTGTCATGATTGTCACCGAGTTCATGGAGAATGGAGCGCTGGATTCTTTTCTCCGG CTAAATGACGGCCAGTTCACTGTCATCCAGCTAGTTGGCATGTTGAGAGGCATTGCAGCTGGCATGAAATATCTGTCCGACATGAACTACGTGCACCGTGACCTGGCTGCCCGTAACATCCTAGTCAACAGTAACCTGGTATGCAAGGTGTCCGATTTTGGCCTTTCTCGCTTTTTGGAGGACGATCCCACTGATCCCACATACACCAGCTCACTG GGAGGAAAGATCCCTATTCGCTGGACAGCTCCTGAGGCCATTGCTTACAGGAAGTTCACCTCAGCCAGTGACGTGTGGAGTTATGGCATCGTCATGTGGGAGGTGATGTCATACGGCGAGCGTCCATACTGGGACATGAGCAACCAAGAT GTGATAAATGCAGTTGAGCAGGACTACCGGCTGCCTCCACCCATGGACTGCCCCACTGCCTTGCACCAACTCATGTTAGACTGCTGGGTTAAAGAAAGAAACTTGAGACCCAAGTTCTCCCAGATTGTCAACACCCTGGACAAACTTATTCGCAATGCCGCCAGCCTTAAGGTGGTCACCAGCACACATTCTGG GGCCTCCCAGCCACTTCTAGATCGCTGTATGCCTGACTACACTACGTTCACCACTGTGGGTGACTGGCTGGACGCCATCAAGATGAGCCGCTACAGTGACAACTTCCTCAATGCAGGCTTCGCATCCTTCGACCTGGTAGCCCAGATGACCTCCGA AGATCTACTACGGATAGGTGTGACATTAGCCGGCCACCAAAAGAAGATTCTCGGGAGCATTCAAGACATGAGACTTCAAATGAACCAAACGTTGCCCGTCCAGGTCTGA
- the LOC130550008 gene encoding ephrin type-B receptor 3-like isoform X4, which produces MTMDYLLFLCSFLLPLSSAVEETLMDTKWATTELAWTSHPETGWEEVSGYDDAMNPIRTYQVCNIRELNQNNWLRSDFIPRKDVLRVYVEMKFTVRDCNSIPNIPGSCKETFNLFYYESDSDSATSTSPFWMENPYVKVDTIAPDESFSMLESGRVNTKIRSFGPLSKAGFYLAFQDLGACMSLISVRVFYKKCSTTIANFAVFPETATGAEATSLVIAPGTCVHNAVEVSVPLKLYCNGDGEWMVPVGACTCMAGFEPAVKDSQCQACSPGTFKSKQGEGFCSPCPPNSRTSSGAASICSCRNGYYRADNDSPESGCTTVPSGPRNVISSVNETSLVLEWSEPRDQGGRDDLLYNVICKKCLPEYGTCTRCDDNVDIAPRHLGLTERHVTVRNLQAHTQYSFEIQAVNGVSNKSPYTPQFASVNITTNQAAPSSIPTVLLMGASANTMSLSWLPPEKPNGIILDYEIKYHEKDQGEAIAHTMTAQRSSARIEGLKPGTTYVVQVRARTVAGYGRYSSPSDFSTNHQADSDKTLQEQLPLIVGSLTAGLVFIIVVVVIAIVCLRKQRNGSESEYTEKLQQYITPGMKVYIDPFTYEDPNEAIREFAKEIDVSCVKIEEVIGAGEFGEVCRGRLKLPGRREIIVAIKTLKAGYTERQRRDFLSEASIMGQFDHPNIIRLEGVVTKSRPVMIVTEFMENGALDSFLRLNDGQFTVIQLVGMLRGIAAGMKYLSDMNYVHRDLAARNILVNSNLVCKVSDFGLSRFLEDDPTDPTYTSSLGGKIPIRWTAPEAIAYRKFTSASDVWSYGIVMWEVMSYGERPYWDMSNQDVINAVEQDYRLPPPMDCPTALHQLMLDCWVKERNLRPKFSQIVNTLDKLIRNAASLKVVTSTHSGASQPLLDRCMPDYTTFTTVGDWLDAIKMSRYSDNFLNAGFASFDLVAQMTSEDLLRIGVTLAGHQKKILGSIQDMRLQMNQTLPVQV; this is translated from the exons AAACACTGATGGACACCAAATGGGCCACGACCGAACTTGCCTGGACTTCCCATCCTGAAACTGGG TGGGAGGAAGTAAGTGGTTACGACGATGCCATGAACCCCATTCGAACATACCAAGTGTGCAACATTCGTGAGCTCAACCAGAACAACTGGCTTCGCAGTGACTTCATTCCTCGCAAGGACGTTCTCCGTGTGTATGTGGAGATGAAATTCACTGTACGAGACTGCAACAGTATTCCCAACATTCCAGGATCCTGTAAAGAGACATTCAATCTGTTTTACTACGAGTCTGACTCAGATTCGGCCACCTCCACCAGTCCGTTTTGGATGGAGAACCCTTACGTTAAGGTGGACACAATTGCTCCTGATGAGAGCTTTTCTATGTTGGAATCCGGCCGGGTCAATACTAAGATTCGCAGCTTTGGTCCACTTTCCAAGGCTGGCTTCTACCTGGCCTTCCAAGACTTGGGTGCTTGCATGTCTTTAATCTCTGTCCGCGTGTTCTACAAAAAGTGTTCCACAACAATTGCTAATTTTGCAGTCTTCCCCGAGACAGCAACAGGGGCTGAAGCCACCTCGCTAGTCATCGCCCCCGGCACTTGCGTGCATAACGCTGTGGAAGTGTCCGTCCCTCTCAAACTCTACTGCAATGGAGATGGAGAATGGATGGTTCCTGTAGGTGCCTGCACATGTATGGCTGGTTTCGAACCTGCAGTTAAGGATTCACAGTGTCAAG CTTGCAGTCCAGGCACTTTTAAGTCCAAGCAAGGTGAGGGATTCTGCTCGCCATGTCCACCCAACAGTCGGACAAGTTCTGGAGCCGCAAGCATTTGTTCCTGCCGGAACGGCTATTATCGAGCAGATAATGACTCACCTGAGTCAGGATGCACTA CTGTCCCCTCAGGTCCACGCAACGTCATCTCCAGTGTGAACGAAACATCGCTGGTGCTTGAGTGGAGCGAGCCGCGTGACCAAGGTGGCAGAGATgaccttctttacaatgttatcTGTAAGAAGTGTCTGCCCGAGTATGGGACCTGCACTCGGTGTGATGACAATGTGGACATCGCTCCCCGGCACCTTGGGCTGACTGAGAGACATGTGACCGTCAGAAACCTTCAGGCTCATACCCAGTACAGCTTTGAGATTCAGGCTGTCAACGGAGTCTCCAACAAGAGTCCGTACACACCCCAGTTTGCATCTGTTAACATCACCACCAACCAGGCTG CTCCCTCTTCAATTCCTACTGTCCTCCTGATGGGGGCCTCAGCCAACACGATGAGTCTCTCCTGGCTCCCTCCTGAAAAACCAAATGGCATCATCTTGGATTACGAGATTAAATACCATGAGAAG GACCAGGGAGAAGCTATTGCCCACACGATGACTGCCCAGCGCAGCTCGGCACGTATTGAGGGTTTGAAGCCCGGTACGACGTATGTGGTGCAGGTTCGGGCCCGAACTGTGGCAGGGTATGGCCGATACAGTAGCCCCTCCGACTTCAGCACCAACCACCAAG CTGATTCAGACAAGACGCTACAGGAACAGTTGCCGCTTATTGTGGGCTCTCTGACGGCTGGCCTGGTTTTTATCATCGTTGTTGTTGTCATTGCAATAGTTTGCCTCAG GAAGCAACGCAATGGCTCCGAATCAGAATACACAGAAAAACTGCAACAATACA TCACTCCGGGAATGAAGGTCTACATTGACCCTTTCACCTATGAGGACCCTAATGAGGCCATCCGCGAGTTTGCCAAAGAGATTGACGTTTCCTGTGTGAAAATCGAGGAGGTCATTGGTGCAG GAGAGTTTGGAGAAGTATGCCGCGGACGTCTCAAGCTCCCTGGACGTCGTGAGATCATCGTTGCCATCAAGACTCTGAAGGCAGGGTACACTGAGCGCCAGAGGAGAGACTTTCTGAGTGAGGCTAGCATCATGGGCCAATTTGACCATCCCAATATTATCCGCTTAGAAGGGGTGGTTACCAAAAGCCGGCCTGTCATGATTGTCACCGAGTTCATGGAGAATGGAGCGCTGGATTCTTTTCTCCGG CTAAATGACGGCCAGTTCACTGTCATCCAGCTAGTTGGCATGTTGAGAGGCATTGCAGCTGGCATGAAATATCTGTCCGACATGAACTACGTGCACCGTGACCTGGCTGCCCGTAACATCCTAGTCAACAGTAACCTGGTATGCAAGGTGTCCGATTTTGGCCTTTCTCGCTTTTTGGAGGACGATCCCACTGATCCCACATACACCAGCTCACTG GGAGGAAAGATCCCTATTCGCTGGACAGCTCCTGAGGCCATTGCTTACAGGAAGTTCACCTCAGCCAGTGACGTGTGGAGTTATGGCATCGTCATGTGGGAGGTGATGTCATACGGCGAGCGTCCATACTGGGACATGAGCAACCAAGAT GTGATAAATGCAGTTGAGCAGGACTACCGGCTGCCTCCACCCATGGACTGCCCCACTGCCTTGCACCAACTCATGTTAGACTGCTGGGTTAAAGAAAGAAACTTGAGACCCAAGTTCTCCCAGATTGTCAACACCCTGGACAAACTTATTCGCAATGCCGCCAGCCTTAAGGTGGTCACCAGCACACATTCTGG GGCCTCCCAGCCACTTCTAGATCGCTGTATGCCTGACTACACTACGTTCACCACTGTGGGTGACTGGCTGGACGCCATCAAGATGAGCCGCTACAGTGACAACTTCCTCAATGCAGGCTTCGCATCCTTCGACCTGGTAGCCCAGATGACCTCCGA AGATCTACTACGGATAGGTGTGACATTAGCCGGCCACCAAAAGAAGATTCTCGGGAGCATTCAAGACATGAGACTTCAAATGAACCAAACGTTGCCCGTCCAGGTCTGA
- the LOC130550008 gene encoding ephrin type-B receptor 3-like isoform X5, with protein MTMDYLLFLCSFLLPLSSAVEETLMDTKWATTELAWTSHPETGWEEVSGYDDAMNPIRTYQVCNIRELNQNNWLRSDFIPRKDVLRVYVEMKFTVRDCNSIPNIPGSCKETFNLFYYESDSDSATSTSPFWMENPYVKVDTIAPDESFSMLESGRVNTKIRSFGPLSKAGFYLAFQDLGACMSLISVRVFYKKCSTTIANFAVFPETATGAEATSLVIAPGTCVHNAVEVSVPLKLYCNGDGEWMVPVGACTCMAGFEPAVKDSQCQACSPGTFKSKQGEGFCSPCPPNSRTSSGAASICSCRNGYYRADNDSPESGCTTVPSGPRNVISSVNETSLVLEWSEPRDQGGRDDLLYNVICKKCLPEYGTCTRCDDNVDIAPRHLGLTERHVTVRNLQAHTQYSFEIQAVNGVSNKSPYTPQFASVNITTNQAAPSSIPTVLLMGASANTMSLSWLPPEKPNGIILDYEIKYHEKDQGEAIAHTMTAQRSSARIEGLKPGTTYVVQVRARTVAGYGRYSSPSDFSTNHQADSDKTLQEQLPLIVGSLTAGLVFIIVVVVIAIVCLRKQRNGSESEYTEKLQQYKSPIVTPGMKVYIDPFTYEDPNEAIREFAKEIDVSCVKIEEVIGAGNQQHKLLSNRGKTARHTQAIPLEDFTPSGEFGEVCRGRLKLPGRREIIVAIKTLKAGYTERQRRDFLSEASIMGQFDHPNIIRLEGVVTKSRPVMIVTEFMENGALDSFLRLNDGQFTVIQLVGMLRGIAAGMKYLSDMNYVHRDLAARNILVNSNLVCKVSDFGLSRFLEDDPTDPTYTSSLGGKIPIRWTAPEAIAYRKFTSASDVWSYGIVMWEVMSYGERPYWDMSNQDVINAVEQDYRLPPPMDCPTALHQLMLDCWVKERNLRPKFSQIVNTLDKLIRNAASLKVVTSTHSGDLLRIGVTLAGHQKKILGSIQDMRLQMNQTLPVQV; from the exons AAACACTGATGGACACCAAATGGGCCACGACCGAACTTGCCTGGACTTCCCATCCTGAAACTGGG TGGGAGGAAGTAAGTGGTTACGACGATGCCATGAACCCCATTCGAACATACCAAGTGTGCAACATTCGTGAGCTCAACCAGAACAACTGGCTTCGCAGTGACTTCATTCCTCGCAAGGACGTTCTCCGTGTGTATGTGGAGATGAAATTCACTGTACGAGACTGCAACAGTATTCCCAACATTCCAGGATCCTGTAAAGAGACATTCAATCTGTTTTACTACGAGTCTGACTCAGATTCGGCCACCTCCACCAGTCCGTTTTGGATGGAGAACCCTTACGTTAAGGTGGACACAATTGCTCCTGATGAGAGCTTTTCTATGTTGGAATCCGGCCGGGTCAATACTAAGATTCGCAGCTTTGGTCCACTTTCCAAGGCTGGCTTCTACCTGGCCTTCCAAGACTTGGGTGCTTGCATGTCTTTAATCTCTGTCCGCGTGTTCTACAAAAAGTGTTCCACAACAATTGCTAATTTTGCAGTCTTCCCCGAGACAGCAACAGGGGCTGAAGCCACCTCGCTAGTCATCGCCCCCGGCACTTGCGTGCATAACGCTGTGGAAGTGTCCGTCCCTCTCAAACTCTACTGCAATGGAGATGGAGAATGGATGGTTCCTGTAGGTGCCTGCACATGTATGGCTGGTTTCGAACCTGCAGTTAAGGATTCACAGTGTCAAG CTTGCAGTCCAGGCACTTTTAAGTCCAAGCAAGGTGAGGGATTCTGCTCGCCATGTCCACCCAACAGTCGGACAAGTTCTGGAGCCGCAAGCATTTGTTCCTGCCGGAACGGCTATTATCGAGCAGATAATGACTCACCTGAGTCAGGATGCACTA CTGTCCCCTCAGGTCCACGCAACGTCATCTCCAGTGTGAACGAAACATCGCTGGTGCTTGAGTGGAGCGAGCCGCGTGACCAAGGTGGCAGAGATgaccttctttacaatgttatcTGTAAGAAGTGTCTGCCCGAGTATGGGACCTGCACTCGGTGTGATGACAATGTGGACATCGCTCCCCGGCACCTTGGGCTGACTGAGAGACATGTGACCGTCAGAAACCTTCAGGCTCATACCCAGTACAGCTTTGAGATTCAGGCTGTCAACGGAGTCTCCAACAAGAGTCCGTACACACCCCAGTTTGCATCTGTTAACATCACCACCAACCAGGCTG CTCCCTCTTCAATTCCTACTGTCCTCCTGATGGGGGCCTCAGCCAACACGATGAGTCTCTCCTGGCTCCCTCCTGAAAAACCAAATGGCATCATCTTGGATTACGAGATTAAATACCATGAGAAG GACCAGGGAGAAGCTATTGCCCACACGATGACTGCCCAGCGCAGCTCGGCACGTATTGAGGGTTTGAAGCCCGGTACGACGTATGTGGTGCAGGTTCGGGCCCGAACTGTGGCAGGGTATGGCCGATACAGTAGCCCCTCCGACTTCAGCACCAACCACCAAG CTGATTCAGACAAGACGCTACAGGAACAGTTGCCGCTTATTGTGGGCTCTCTGACGGCTGGCCTGGTTTTTATCATCGTTGTTGTTGTCATTGCAATAGTTTGCCTCAG GAAGCAACGCAATGGCTCCGAATCAGAATACACAGAAAAACTGCAACAATACA AATCCCCTATAGTCACTCCGGGAATGAAGGTCTACATTGACCCTTTCACCTATGAGGACCCTAATGAGGCCATCCGCGAGTTTGCCAAAGAGATTGACGTTTCCTGTGTGAAAATCGAGGAGGTCATTGGTGCAGGTAACCAACAACACAAGCTCCTGAGCAACAGGGGGAAGACAGCTAGGCACACCCAGGCCATACCTTTAGAGGACTTCACTCCAAGCG GAGAGTTTGGAGAAGTATGCCGCGGACGTCTCAAGCTCCCTGGACGTCGTGAGATCATCGTTGCCATCAAGACTCTGAAGGCAGGGTACACTGAGCGCCAGAGGAGAGACTTTCTGAGTGAGGCTAGCATCATGGGCCAATTTGACCATCCCAATATTATCCGCTTAGAAGGGGTGGTTACCAAAAGCCGGCCTGTCATGATTGTCACCGAGTTCATGGAGAATGGAGCGCTGGATTCTTTTCTCCGG CTAAATGACGGCCAGTTCACTGTCATCCAGCTAGTTGGCATGTTGAGAGGCATTGCAGCTGGCATGAAATATCTGTCCGACATGAACTACGTGCACCGTGACCTGGCTGCCCGTAACATCCTAGTCAACAGTAACCTGGTATGCAAGGTGTCCGATTTTGGCCTTTCTCGCTTTTTGGAGGACGATCCCACTGATCCCACATACACCAGCTCACTG GGAGGAAAGATCCCTATTCGCTGGACAGCTCCTGAGGCCATTGCTTACAGGAAGTTCACCTCAGCCAGTGACGTGTGGAGTTATGGCATCGTCATGTGGGAGGTGATGTCATACGGCGAGCGTCCATACTGGGACATGAGCAACCAAGAT GTGATAAATGCAGTTGAGCAGGACTACCGGCTGCCTCCACCCATGGACTGCCCCACTGCCTTGCACCAACTCATGTTAGACTGCTGGGTTAAAGAAAGAAACTTGAGACCCAAGTTCTCCCAGATTGTCAACACCCTGGACAAACTTATTCGCAATGCCGCCAGCCTTAAGGTGGTCACCAGCACACATTCTGG AGATCTACTACGGATAGGTGTGACATTAGCCGGCCACCAAAAGAAGATTCTCGGGAGCATTCAAGACATGAGACTTCAAATGAACCAAACGTTGCCCGTCCAGGTCTGA